One Kaistella polysaccharea DNA segment encodes these proteins:
- a CDS encoding glycosyltransferase — MKKISILFILPDLETGGAERIVTTIANHLPRSTFEPKIMLLRKEGGYLEFLKDDVEVIDLKTPRIRHSLKPILKEIRKRKPDIVLSGFGEVNAYLALFIKFFPKIKFIARETNVVSQHVTRKEIRFFYNFYNNYDKIICQSDDMQNDLIENFKIRKENLIKINNPVDFDFINEKLANSEKPETFKDDFKNTVAIGNLSSRKGFDNLLKVFSHLKNENILLHILGDGRDKDFLHQMKKDLGLENVIFHGQHKNPYQFLKFADLFILSSRYEGFPNVLLEAGACGTYSLANNCPGGITEIIQPGINGEIYIIENHQEFSSKILSILKETHDSEAIKNSISSRFSKDFILKKYEDLFENICN; from the coding sequence ATGAAAAAAATCTCTATTCTATTTATTCTTCCCGATTTAGAAACTGGCGGTGCTGAAAGAATTGTAACCACAATTGCGAATCATTTGCCACGCTCCACGTTTGAACCCAAAATTATGCTGTTGCGTAAGGAAGGTGGTTATCTTGAATTTTTAAAAGATGATGTTGAAGTTATTGATTTAAAAACACCCAGAATTCGCCATTCTTTAAAACCTATTTTAAAGGAGATCCGCAAGAGAAAACCCGACATTGTTCTCAGTGGTTTTGGAGAAGTCAATGCTTATTTGGCTTTGTTTATTAAATTTTTCCCGAAGATAAAATTTATAGCGCGTGAAACCAATGTTGTTTCGCAACATGTTACCAGAAAAGAAATCCGATTTTTTTATAATTTCTACAATAACTACGATAAGATTATTTGTCAGAGCGATGACATGCAAAATGATCTGATTGAGAATTTTAAAATCAGAAAAGAGAATTTAATTAAGATTAATAATCCCGTGGATTTTGATTTTATTAATGAAAAACTTGCTAATTCAGAAAAGCCGGAAACGTTCAAAGATGATTTCAAAAATACCGTTGCGATCGGGAATCTGTCTTCCAGAAAGGGTTTTGATAATTTATTAAAAGTTTTCAGTCATTTAAAAAATGAAAATATTCTGCTTCACATTTTAGGAGATGGACGAGATAAAGATTTTCTTCATCAAATGAAAAAAGATTTGGGATTAGAAAACGTCATCTTCCACGGGCAGCATAAAAATCCTTATCAGTTTTTGAAGTTCGCAGATTTGTTCATTCTTTCTTCCCGTTACGAAGGTTTTCCAAATGTTTTGTTGGAGGCAGGAGCATGCGGTACTTATTCTCTTGCAAATAATTGTCCGGGTGGAATTACGGAAATTATCCAGCCTGGAATTAACGGTGAAATTTATATTATTGAAAACCATCAGGAATTTTCCAGTAAGATTTTGAGTATTCTTAAAGAAACTCATGATTCTGAAGCCATCAAAAATTCCATTTCTTCCCGGTTTTCAAAAGATTTTATTTTAAAAAAATACGAAGATCTTTTTGAGAATATTTGCAATTAA
- a CDS encoding adenosylcobalamin-dependent ribonucleoside-diphosphate reductase translates to MEATALAKKRKTYTYDEAIQSSLQYFEGDDLAAKVWVSKYALKDSEGNIYEQNPDDMHHRIASEIARVEAKYPNALSEEKVFDLIKKFKYIIPQGSPMTGIGNDFQIASLSNCFVIGSGTQSDSYGSIMKIDEEQVQLMKRRGGVGHDLSHIRPEGSAVKNSALTSTGLVPFMERYSNSTREVAQDGRRGALMLSVSVNHPDSEDFVDAKLEQGKITGANISVRIDDEFMKAVVNKENYIQKYPIHSANPKFQKEIKATDLWDKIIHNAWKSAEPGILFWDTIINESLPDCYADLGYETVSTNPCGEIPLCPYDSCRLLAVNLFSYVENPFTKKAKFNFELFKEHVGYAQRMMDDIIDLEIEKIDAILLKIESDPEGDEIKATEKNLWTKIRHKTIEGRRTGVGITAEGDMLAALGIQYGSKEGNEFSTLVHKTLALAAYRSSVEMAKERGAFAIYDAKREAKNPFILRMKEADPDLYEDLKKYGRRNIALLTIAPTGSTSLMSQTSSGIEPVFMPVYKRRRKVNPNDQDIRVDFVDEVGDSWEEYLVFHHRFKEWMEVNGIDTDRNYSQEELNKIIEQSPYYKATSNDVDWLSKVEMQGSIQKWVDHSISVTINVPNDATEELVNQLYIKAWEVGCKGVTVYRDGSRSGVLISADEKKDDNAEMITSVFPTKRPHILEADVVRFQNNKEKWIAFVGLIEGKPYEIFTGLADDEEGISVPRWVNDGVIIKNQDENGKSRYDFQFKNQRGYKTTIEGLSHKFKPEFWNYAKLISGTLRHGMPIENAVELINRLELDSESINNWKAGVARALKRYIADGTEATGKCSSCGSDQVVYQEGCLTCKNCGNSKCG, encoded by the coding sequence ATGGAAGCAACTGCCTTAGCAAAAAAAAGAAAAACTTATACGTACGATGAAGCAATTCAATCTTCATTACAATATTTCGAAGGTGACGATTTAGCAGCCAAAGTTTGGGTGAGTAAATATGCCTTAAAAGATTCAGAAGGTAATATTTACGAGCAAAATCCAGACGATATGCATCACCGGATTGCGTCAGAAATTGCCAGAGTTGAAGCGAAATATCCAAATGCCCTTTCGGAAGAAAAGGTTTTTGATCTCATTAAAAAATTTAAATATATTATTCCACAAGGAAGTCCAATGACGGGAATTGGAAATGATTTCCAAATCGCTTCTCTTTCAAACTGTTTTGTAATCGGCAGCGGAACTCAAAGTGATTCTTACGGAAGCATCATGAAAATTGATGAAGAGCAAGTCCAGTTAATGAAACGCCGTGGTGGAGTTGGTCACGACTTGTCACACATTCGTCCGGAAGGTTCTGCGGTAAAGAATTCTGCTTTGACTTCAACTGGTTTGGTTCCGTTTATGGAAAGATATTCTAATTCGACGCGGGAAGTTGCCCAAGATGGTAGGAGAGGAGCGTTGATGCTTTCTGTTTCTGTAAATCATCCGGATTCCGAAGATTTCGTAGATGCGAAATTGGAGCAGGGAAAAATTACGGGTGCCAATATTTCCGTTAGAATCGATGATGAGTTTATGAAAGCCGTTGTCAATAAGGAAAATTACATTCAGAAATATCCGATTCACAGTGCAAATCCGAAGTTTCAGAAAGAAATAAAAGCAACTGATCTTTGGGATAAAATTATTCATAACGCCTGGAAATCTGCAGAACCGGGAATTCTTTTCTGGGATACGATTATTAATGAATCTCTGCCAGATTGTTATGCTGATCTCGGCTACGAAACAGTTTCCACAAATCCGTGTGGTGAGATTCCTTTGTGTCCGTATGATTCTTGCCGATTGTTGGCGGTGAATCTTTTCTCTTATGTTGAAAATCCGTTTACAAAAAAAGCGAAATTTAATTTTGAATTATTCAAAGAGCACGTTGGTTATGCGCAAAGAATGATGGATGATATCATCGATTTAGAAATTGAAAAAATTGATGCAATTCTTCTTAAAATTGAATCCGATCCGGAAGGTGATGAAATAAAAGCAACAGAGAAAAATCTTTGGACAAAAATCCGTCACAAAACTATTGAAGGAAGAAGAACCGGCGTTGGAATTACAGCAGAAGGCGATATGTTGGCTGCTTTAGGAATTCAATATGGAAGTAAAGAAGGAAATGAGTTTTCAACTTTGGTTCATAAAACATTGGCTTTGGCTGCGTATCGTTCATCGGTAGAAATGGCGAAAGAAAGAGGAGCATTTGCAATTTATGATGCTAAGAGAGAAGCGAAGAATCCATTCATTTTAAGAATGAAAGAAGCCGATCCGGATTTGTATGAAGATTTAAAAAAATACGGACGAAGAAATATTGCTTTATTGACGATCGCACCAACTGGAAGTACGTCGTTAATGTCGCAAACTTCATCTGGAATTGAACCTGTGTTTATGCCGGTTTATAAAAGACGCAGAAAAGTTAATCCAAATGATCAGGATATTCGCGTGGATTTTGTGGATGAAGTGGGCGATTCCTGGGAAGAGTATTTGGTTTTCCACCACCGTTTTAAAGAATGGATGGAAGTCAATGGAATCGACACCGACAGAAATTATTCTCAAGAAGAATTAAATAAAATTATTGAGCAATCGCCTTATTACAAAGCAACTTCAAATGATGTTGACTGGTTGAGTAAAGTAGAAATGCAGGGTTCGATTCAGAAATGGGTGGATCATTCGATTTCGGTGACGATTAATGTTCCGAATGATGCGACGGAAGAATTGGTGAACCAACTCTACATCAAAGCGTGGGAAGTTGGTTGCAAAGGTGTGACGGTTTATCGCGACGGTTCACGTTCCGGAGTGTTGATTTCCGCAGATGAGAAAAAAGATGATAATGCAGAAATGATTACGTCAGTTTTCCCGACTAAAAGACCACATATTTTAGAAGCCGATGTCGTTCGTTTTCAGAATAATAAAGAAAAATGGATTGCTTTTGTTGGTTTAATTGAAGGTAAACCTTACGAAATTTTCACTGGTTTAGCCGACGATGAAGAAGGGATTTCAGTTCCTCGTTGGGTGAATGATGGCGTGATTATTAAAAATCAGGATGAGAATGGAAAATCGCGTTATGATTTCCAGTTTAAAAATCAGCGCGGTTACAAAACGACGATTGAAGGACTTTCTCACAAGTTCAAACCGGAATTCTGGAATTATGCAAAACTGATTTCAGGAACTTTAAGACACGGAATGCCGATTGAAAATGCCGTCGAATTAATCAACCGATTAGAACTCGATTCTGAATCCATCAACAACTGGAAAGCCGGAGTTGCGCGTGCTTTAAAACGCTACATCGCCGATGGAACCGAAGCCACTGGAAAATGTTCAAGTTGTGGTTCTGATCAAGTGGTTTATCAGGAAGGTTGCCTGACCTGCAAGAATTGCGGGAATAGTAAGTGTGGGTAA
- a CDS encoding DUF2071 domain-containing protein → MKIPTIHGYIDRRILINFTADPKSVEKIIPFPFRPKIYKDKAIVGICLIRLKDIKPKGFPDFVGVNSENGAHRIAVEWDENGETKSGVYIPRRDTSLKLNAFVGGRLFPGKHYLAKFNIQEANGNYHIDFKSSDDTVTSIDATETNFFNENSIFKTLENASDFFENCDLGYSPNKDKFDGLRLKAYKWEVQPLEVSNVKSSFFENEEIFPKGSVTFDNALLMSNIEHEWKSEDEK, encoded by the coding sequence ATGAAAATTCCCACAATCCACGGCTACATCGACAGAAGAATTTTAATCAACTTCACCGCGGATCCAAAATCGGTAGAGAAAATAATCCCATTTCCTTTTCGACCAAAAATTTATAAAGACAAAGCCATCGTCGGAATTTGTTTGATCAGACTAAAAGATATTAAACCAAAAGGATTTCCAGATTTCGTGGGCGTAAATTCAGAAAACGGAGCGCACAGAATTGCCGTTGAATGGGACGAAAATGGGGAAACAAAATCGGGCGTTTACATTCCACGCCGAGACACCTCTCTAAAATTGAATGCCTTTGTAGGCGGTCGACTATTTCCTGGCAAACATTATCTAGCAAAATTCAACATACAAGAAGCAAACGGAAATTATCACATCGACTTTAAAAGTTCAGACGATACCGTAACATCCATTGATGCAACTGAAACCAATTTTTTTAATGAGAACTCAATCTTCAAAACATTAGAAAATGCTTCTGACTTTTTTGAAAATTGCGACCTTGGATATTCTCCTAACAAAGATAAGTTCGATGGTTTAAGATTGAAAGCTTACAAATGGGAAGTTCAACCGCTTGAAGTTTCAAATGTTAAATCAAGTTTTTTTGAAAATGAAGAAATCTTTCCAAAAGGTTCTGTAACTTTTGACAATGCTTTATTGATGAGCAATATTGAACATGAATGGAAAAGCGAGGATGAGAAATGA
- the lpdA gene encoding dihydrolipoyl dehydrogenase encodes MSQFDVTVIGSGPGGYVAAIRCAQLGFKTALIEKYSVLGGTCLNVGCIPSKALLDTSEHFYNAKHDFANHGIIINDPVADLSRMIARKSEVVDQTTKGIQFLMDKNKVTVFEGVGSFESATQIKVTKNDGSTETVDSKYTIIATGSKPTALPFITLDKERIITSTEALELKEIPKHLIVIGGGVIGLELGSVYKRLGSEVTVVEFMDKIIPTMDGALSKELNKVLRKQGMKFNLSTGVQSVERNGDTVKVTAKDKKGEEVVFEGDYVLVAVGRSPYTKGLGLEKAGVDLDERGRVKTNEHLQTNVSNIYAIGDVVAGAMLAHKASEEGTLVAELIAGQKPHINYNLIPGVVYTWPEVAAVGKTEEQLKAEGVAIKVGNFPMRALGRSRASGDVDGFIKVIADEKTDEILGVHMIGARAADLIAEAVVAMEYRASAEDISRMSHAHPTYAEAMKEAALDATGKRALHF; translated from the coding sequence ATGAGTCAATTCGATGTTACTGTAATCGGTTCCGGTCCTGGTGGTTATGTTGCGGCAATTAGATGTGCGCAATTGGGTTTCAAAACAGCATTAATCGAGAAATATTCGGTTCTTGGCGGTACTTGCCTGAATGTAGGTTGTATTCCGAGTAAAGCGCTTTTGGACACTTCCGAGCATTTTTACAACGCTAAACACGATTTCGCCAATCACGGAATTATCATCAATGATCCGGTGGCAGATTTGTCAAGAATGATTGCGCGCAAAAGTGAAGTCGTCGATCAAACCACGAAAGGAATCCAGTTTTTGATGGATAAAAACAAGGTTACTGTTTTCGAAGGAGTTGGAAGTTTCGAATCTGCAACTCAGATTAAAGTGACGAAAAACGATGGTTCTACGGAAACAGTCGATTCTAAATATACGATTATCGCGACGGGTTCTAAACCAACGGCGCTTCCTTTTATTACTTTGGATAAGGAAAGAATTATTACTTCTACGGAAGCTTTGGAACTGAAAGAAATTCCGAAACACCTGATCGTTATCGGTGGTGGTGTGATTGGTTTGGAATTGGGTTCTGTTTACAAAAGATTAGGTTCTGAAGTAACGGTGGTAGAATTTATGGATAAAATTATTCCAACCATGGACGGTGCTTTGTCGAAAGAATTGAACAAAGTTTTGCGTAAACAAGGAATGAAGTTCAACCTTTCTACGGGAGTTCAGTCTGTTGAAAGAAATGGCGATACCGTAAAAGTTACGGCGAAAGATAAAAAAGGTGAAGAAGTAGTTTTCGAAGGGGATTACGTTTTGGTTGCTGTGGGTAGAAGTCCATACACGAAAGGACTTGGACTGGAAAAAGCAGGTGTTGACTTAGACGAAAGAGGAAGAGTAAAAACAAATGAGCATTTACAAACCAATGTTTCGAATATCTACGCCATCGGTGATGTTGTAGCAGGAGCAATGTTGGCTCACAAAGCGTCTGAAGAAGGAACTTTGGTCGCTGAATTAATCGCTGGACAAAAACCTCATATCAATTATAATTTGATTCCAGGTGTTGTTTACACTTGGCCGGAAGTTGCTGCTGTTGGTAAAACAGAAGAGCAATTGAAAGCAGAAGGTGTTGCCATTAAAGTGGGTAATTTCCCGATGCGTGCTTTGGGAAGAAGCCGTGCTTCCGGTGATGTTGATGGTTTCATCAAAGTAATCGCTGACGAAAAAACGGACGAAATTCTTGGAGTTCACATGATCGGAGCGAGAGCGGCAGATTTAATCGCAGAAGCGGTTGTGGCAATGGAATACAGAGCAAGTGCTGAAGATATTTCGAGAATGTCTCACGCGCACCCGACGTATGCTGAAGCCATGAAAGAAGCTGCTTTGGATGCGACTGGAAAGAGAGCGTTGCATTTTTAA
- a CDS encoding CvfB family protein — MNIGKTQTLKIAEKNYSGLFLEDDEGERAFLPKIFASEDAEVGDEMEVFVYQDDDKLKATTERPYAEIGEYAIMTCVQSMPSGAFMDWGIIKDLFVPYKQQRAKIVEGKRYLVYVYIDEFLELITGTTRFKKNPSYDNLPFQRGEKVNLIVAGESELGWNVVINKEYIGLIYTSDVYKRLFPLSEEVGFIKTIREDGKIDVTLQPEGYDNIDEFQKVILDKLELNYGLIYLSDKSTPEEIKEELQMSKKNFKKAIGGLYRDKKIEILEDKIRLIKEE; from the coding sequence ATGAACATCGGAAAAACCCAGACTTTAAAGATTGCAGAAAAAAATTATTCAGGATTATTTCTGGAAGATGATGAGGGTGAAAGAGCTTTTCTTCCCAAAATTTTCGCCTCGGAAGATGCAGAAGTTGGAGATGAAATGGAAGTTTTTGTTTACCAGGATGATGACAAATTAAAAGCGACGACAGAAAGGCCGTACGCAGAAATTGGTGAATATGCGATCATGACTTGTGTGCAAAGTATGCCCAGCGGTGCATTTATGGACTGGGGAATTATTAAGGATTTATTTGTTCCGTACAAACAGCAGCGCGCAAAAATCGTGGAAGGAAAGCGATATTTGGTTTATGTTTACATCGATGAGTTTTTAGAATTGATTACCGGAACTACGAGATTTAAAAAAAATCCAAGTTATGATAATCTGCCTTTTCAACGAGGCGAGAAGGTGAATTTGATTGTGGCGGGCGAAAGTGAATTAGGCTGGAATGTTGTTATTAATAAAGAATATATCGGACTCATTTATACTTCAGACGTTTACAAAAGACTTTTCCCTCTTTCCGAAGAAGTTGGCTTTATCAAAACCATTCGCGAAGACGGAAAAATAGATGTGACTTTACAACCCGAAGGTTACGATAATATTGATGAATTTCAAAAAGTAATCTTAGATAAATTAGAGTTGAATTACGGTCTTATTTATTTATCGGACAAGTCGACGCCAGAAGAAATTAAGGAAGAACTTCAAATGAGTAAAAAAAACTTTAAGAAAGCAATCGGAGGTTTGTACCGGGATAAAAAGATTGAAATCTTGGAGGATAAAATCCGTTTAATCAAAGAAGAATAA
- a CDS encoding N-acyl-D-amino-acid deacylase family protein — protein sequence MKTLIKDGLFFSGDADEKAIKQDVLIDESGKILEIGLNLSTSDEEVKIVEAAGKWIVPGFIDSHTHYDAEVLASPGLKESARHGVTTIILGSCSVSAVFNNPEDTADSFTRVEAIPREVMLPLLEKEKTWNAPKEWKAYINTLPLGINIASFVGHSDIRMKALGIKRSLTDNVSATEEEKDQMLKMLNDALDEGFIGLSTMDNPWDKMDGDRYWSHKTPSFYSSWKERKSLIELLRKRNAVLQGAPNLVTRVNAFNYMLSSTGIFRKPLKTTMIAMMDLIGDRYIYPIIATASTGINVLGNANFRMQSPPCPFTVYYDGVDSVMFEEFPSGEALRHLAKELDQRDELISDPHFRDNFKKEIKKKFAPKVWHKDLSKAVIIDCPDKSLIGKNFFEIAAEKKQHPVDVFLDTIIQYDKKIRWTTTIANDRKEKYKDLYNFKYNLISFSDAGAHLNNMAFYNFPLKMIKIVQESIDKGTPIMSMEKCIWRLTKEQGNWFDLDRGFLTKGKMADLVIIDPTKFDNVTENVELDVIEEFGNYERLVNRNQGVISQVLVGGKTIFENEEFVTDYGKSKKYGKFLEKMGID from the coding sequence ATGAAAACACTGATCAAAGACGGACTATTTTTCTCGGGAGACGCGGATGAAAAAGCAATAAAGCAAGATGTACTTATTGATGAATCTGGAAAAATACTGGAAATTGGCCTTAATCTTTCAACATCAGATGAAGAAGTGAAAATTGTTGAGGCAGCAGGAAAATGGATTGTTCCAGGATTTATAGATTCTCACACCCATTATGACGCGGAAGTTCTCGCTTCACCTGGACTAAAAGAATCTGCTCGACATGGTGTTACCACTATCATTTTGGGAAGTTGCTCTGTTTCTGCCGTTTTTAATAATCCGGAAGATACAGCCGATTCTTTCACCAGAGTTGAGGCGATTCCGAGGGAAGTGATGTTGCCTTTGCTGGAAAAAGAGAAAACATGGAACGCGCCGAAAGAATGGAAAGCTTACATCAATACCTTGCCATTAGGAATCAACATTGCCTCATTCGTTGGTCATTCTGATATTCGAATGAAAGCGTTGGGAATTAAGCGTTCTTTAACCGATAATGTTTCGGCGACCGAAGAAGAAAAAGATCAAATGCTCAAAATGCTGAACGATGCTTTAGATGAAGGTTTTATTGGTTTGTCAACAATGGATAATCCGTGGGATAAAATGGATGGAGATCGATACTGGTCTCATAAAACCCCGTCCTTCTACTCTTCCTGGAAAGAAAGGAAAAGCTTAATTGAACTGCTTCGAAAAAGAAATGCAGTTCTTCAAGGTGCACCAAATTTGGTGACAAGAGTGAACGCTTTTAATTATATGTTATCAAGCACCGGAATTTTCAGAAAGCCATTAAAAACGACGATGATCGCCATGATGGATTTAATTGGTGACCGGTATATTTATCCCATAATTGCAACAGCTTCCACAGGTATAAATGTTTTAGGAAATGCGAATTTCAGAATGCAATCTCCGCCTTGTCCGTTTACGGTTTATTATGATGGCGTAGATTCGGTGATGTTTGAAGAGTTTCCAAGTGGAGAAGCGCTGCGGCATCTGGCAAAAGAATTGGATCAAAGAGACGAGCTCATTTCTGACCCGCATTTTCGAGATAATTTTAAAAAAGAAATCAAGAAAAAGTTTGCGCCTAAAGTCTGGCATAAAGACTTAAGTAAAGCAGTAATTATCGATTGTCCTGATAAAAGTTTAATAGGTAAAAACTTCTTCGAAATTGCAGCGGAGAAAAAACAGCATCCCGTTGATGTATTTTTAGATACCATCATTCAATATGATAAAAAAATCAGATGGACGACCACAATCGCAAATGATCGAAAAGAAAAGTACAAAGATCTGTACAATTTTAAATACAATTTAATTAGTTTTTCAGATGCTGGGGCGCATTTAAACAATATGGCGTTCTATAATTTCCCTTTAAAAATGATAAAAATCGTTCAGGAATCCATTGATAAAGGCACTCCAATAATGAGTATGGAAAAATGTATTTGGAGATTAACGAAAGAACAGGGAAATTGGTTTGATTTGGATCGAGGATTTTTAACCAAAGGGAAAATGGCTGATTTGGTGATTATTGATCCAACAAAGTTTGACAATGTCACAGAAAATGTTGAATTAGATGTCATCGAAGAATTCGGGAATTATGAACGATTAGTCAATAGAAATCAGGGTGTTATTTCTCAAGTTTTAGTTGGCGGAAAAACAATTTTTGAAAACGAAGAGTTTGTAACCGACTACGGAAAATCAAAAAAATACGGCAAATTTTTAGAAAAAATGGGAATAGATTAA
- a CDS encoding carboxymuconolactone decarboxylase family protein: protein MENQDLYPVTTKELNDKKAALAPKNVEAWRNFSKTVFEAGALDEKTKQLIAVAVAHVTQCPYCIRSHSKQAMRKGASKEEIMEAIWVAAEMRAGAAYAHATIAMDEMENTKTH from the coding sequence ATGGAAAATCAAGATTTATATCCAGTAACGACGAAAGAGTTGAATGATAAAAAAGCCGCTTTAGCTCCAAAGAATGTAGAAGCCTGGCGCAACTTCAGCAAAACAGTATTTGAAGCAGGCGCTTTGGATGAAAAAACAAAACAACTTATAGCAGTTGCAGTGGCACATGTCACCCAATGTCCATATTGCATCAGATCACATTCTAAACAGGCGATGAGAAAAGGAGCATCAAAAGAAGAAATTATGGAAGCAATTTGGGTCGCTGCAGAAATGCGTGCCGGGGCCGCTTACGCTCATGCAACAATTGCGATGGATGAAATGGAAAACACAAAAACGCACTGA